The following nucleotide sequence is from Anopheles stephensi strain Indian chromosome 3, UCI_ANSTEP_V1.0, whole genome shotgun sequence.
CCGCTACGATCAGCATGCGATTGCAGTCAGCCTGCTGGTTCAATCTGTGCAGCACCGCTGAAGTTACCTTATTGGATAATTGTACCATCCATCCACTCCGTCCATGCCGTCCATTCATCGGTTCGCCGTAATCGACCAGTACCACTTGAGCCGCCAACTGAACGTTAAATGACTGTCTGGTGTTAGTACCATTTTgctttcgcacgctcgctccCTGCACGTGTCCGGCAGCGAGAGTGCTAAACTAAAATAATCAGAAACAGAAGTAAGCAAACAAAGCCAAGCTAATCGCAACGAAATGCATTCGAAAACAGGTTCGATTGGAAAAGCCTTACCTGGGAGCGTTCCCGAAGCGTGTTGGAAAAAAACTTACGCACAATGCTTGACATATTTGAAGAAAACTGTTAACAAGGCACTTGTTGATGGCCGGCAGGTAACAGGGGCATGCATTAGAAAAAAAGCATATTGTGATGTGGCTGTCGGTTAAGCATTGATTGCAGCATAAGCTTCGAACAGATTTATAGGGTTTGTAGGGCACAACGCACAATCCGATCGGCACAGTCGGCGTGCTAGTAAGTggatcgtttattttattggcttttttttatctcattaGTATCATCTTGGGGcatattcgaaaaaaaaaacaaggagtGAAATGTGTCATTTTTTTCGTTGCATTTAATGTGATGCGTTGGATCGTGATTGTGATTGACTTCTTGGTTCGTAGGTCTGTTCGGATGTCGAGCCAATCCACTATACCTGGAGCCTCCAAACCTTGAAGTGAAAGGACTTGGGTGGGAGTTGATCCCTGGGcttgccgtgtaaagacctgCACTGCTATCACCACGGGCACCGAACCACTCGTGAAAGTTTGAACtacaattacaaaaaaaaaaagacaaatgaTGTTGATAAGCACAAATTTTCTTTAAGCCAACAGACTGTCTATGTGTCCGTTCAATAGCAGCCTTTTCTCAATCTTTTGGTCATTCGTTAGCCATCTTTTTCATCAGTTTTACAataacggcaggaccgaggttcaaatcccacttGGGCCTTACCCCAATTGTGAGGACTGCAGGCAATGGCAGGCAAGACCTAAGCGGTCGttgggccaagaaagaagaagaagaaaaagtgttcCTTAGAAGTATCCGCTTACACATTACTCTTAATGAAATAGGATTAGGttgttatttgttgtttttctttctgtttcctGCTTTATGCATTCCGCTTCGAAAAATAACTAGAATTCGACACAATAACACGAATGCGAACGACCTGATGCATCAGCAGATTCACACTAACCCCAAATCTGGCTCAACTCATTCGATAAACCTCGTACGATCAGCGCAGGGTTTAGATTCTCACCTCAAAACACTTGATCCCCGTTTCAAGATATTCGACCGGTAACCCGAACCAAACAATAGCCTCACCACCGAGCACACCTATTATGGCAATTATGTACGTGTCGGACGGGCAGCAACATCATCCAGCCAACAtactcaccccccccccccccctccaccccACGGCCGTTCCGGTTGTTGTGATTTCTACTCACCTGTACCTCATCGTGTAGGTGAGTTTGGGGCACATGGCAGACCCCGGTTCCGAGCTCTACTATTTGGGCGAAGCCACCCCAACAGTGGCCGAAGCTTCCGTTAAAAACATTTACGTGATTTTTgcggtttgtttttatttcggttTGCTGCCGTTTTCCAGAGCCATCCTCCTCCGATCATATGCTCTGAGAGGGGCTAGACCGGACCGGTGAGGTTACTGATCGGCTACCGGTGTTTCGCCAAAAGAACAAGTCAGGTCAGTGGCATGCATGCTCGATATATTGAGCTTTGTGCAAACGCAATGAGTGGTCTAAACAGGGGGCAGATCATGCATATGCTGTGCCAATTGAAAATTCTCGCATTCCCCAGCGATCGTGCGATAATTGCATAATTAGGCCATTTTACACCATCTGGACGTGACTAGCACGCCCTCTATTGCATGGTGCCCCTTTTGGGGAGGTTCGCTTTGATTATAACCTTATCATAAAACTCAATTCCCTCCGTTTGTTTTTAACATTCTTCCGGATCTTCTCCCCGTTTTTCCAGTTGCTGCCATTGGTTCGGGCACAGGATTATGATGGTAAGTACACCGCCTCCACCTTCAGCAATGAAGTAGAACTCGAACAAAAAAGTTCAATGCACATCACATAGCCTCACGCGATCGTATGTGGCTGTGTTTTGGCCTTTTGCTGGTACTCATTTTGATGTTTCTGTTGCTCATCACCGGTAACCTTTCAGTGACGGACATACAGTGTTCCTTCGCCTCGCAAGGCTCCAACCTGGGCGACATTATAACGGCAAAGCTGAAGAAACCGATCGGCTTCAAGGGTGCACCACTGTTCGCGGACGATCGAGGTGTGAATCCGGAAACTGATTTTGCCTGCTCCATCAAGCAAGATCGTAAAGATGTGAGCGAGCTTGCGTACGATTTGAAGATTACCGATTTCTCACGGTGCGGTGTGCTGAAACGAAATGTAAGTTTTTACGATCTTGGTGCCCTCTCGGTTAGgagggcttttttttgggctaggttttccatccaccagAAACTAACACTTCTTACCTTTCACAAGAGTAAGGTGTGTATGGGGAGATatcccaaaaaataaaaaagcgtaCGAACAATTAGCAACAAAACCACCGCACTCTTCGACGTTCACAAGATTCGAACGTGTTCCATTAATCCGGAACGGGAAGCGAAGATCTTGAGGTGCAAGATCGATATGGGTTAGCGCATGAAAACGAGCGGCGATACCCCTCTGGTGGTATTTAGTAATAGGGTCACGAACATGGGTGTGATGCAGTGGCTAATGAAGAAATTGCTTTTGGCGTACGGTTTTCGCTATTTCGCAGGGGTTCGTGCACGTCCGCATCTGGTTTCCGCAATTTCCCTCGGTTGTAATGCAATCCGATCAGGAGCTGATCATCATGTGTAAACCGCCGGAACCGACCGTTATCCAGAACAAGGCGGCCGGGTTCGCGGGAAGTTTGTAAGTATCTGCTCACCCTAATTCTGCTACTCACTCTGATAGACAGATTAATTTGATTTGTTGCGTGGCTTACCTGTGTTACTATCTCTCCCTTAGTCCTCACGGTGCACGTGTTTCCGGCGTGGTCGAGGAGACTCCTGGACGGCTAGAATACGAAGTGGCACTGTACAAGGAAGCACCACCGATCGCACGGATTAGCGGTAATCTGGCAGGATTGAAGAACCATTCGTCGTCCTCGCTACCGGCCGTAACGAACAACGAGGTGCCGGTCGATCAGGCGGTACCGATTGGGACGAAGCTACAGTTACGGGCCCGCATCAGCTCGCAGAGTGTGTGGAAGTATGTGAAGCTGATGGAGGTAACGGTATCGCCCGATCCGGACGATCCGCATGCGCAAGGATCGGTTTCGTTGGTTCGCGATGGCTGTCGGAACCGTGACTTTGCGTCGATCATTCCCCATCAGCCGGCACGGTATCGTGATAAGCCGAACGAAGTGTTTCTCGACTTTGAAGCATTCCTGCTGAGCTCCATGAAGGAACGGAGTACGCTGTGGATTCATTCGCAGATTAAGGCGTGTATGGATGCGATGGACTGTCAGCCCGATTTCTGTCTCGATATGTATGAACCCTCGAAGCGTAAGTAACCGGCGGTTTATATAGTAATGAAAAGAGCCTATTTGTTAAGAGTACGCTTTGATTGCAGGACTTGGCAGAAGGCGGCGTGATGAGCAATCGCGGAACCGTACGGAATATACCAAGTTTAAGGAAAACATCGAATATACTGTCATTATGCCGGGCGAATATGACGATGCGATGCGCTACCAACAGAACCCCGAGCAGTGTAAAAACTTTGTCGTTATATCTGGCTTACTAGCTGCACTGTTGGCACTTTCCACCGTGATAGTAAGTATAGGACTTGCTGGAGGGTTAATGTAATGTAACTAAATTTTTCTTACCACTCTCTTCCAAACTTATACAGACATGTGGACTAGCGACACGCATGCAAGGCAGCGGTAAAAAGAGTATCGACGAGCTCAACGCCAAAGGATACTCCGGCCGGGCGATTGTGCAGTGACTTGTGGCACCACTTCGATACACATCGATGCTTCTCTTGCGCACATGTAGGATTGTGTAGGACCCCTATTGTTACGTAGCGTAACAACACGTCACCAAACGAAAGCTTAATCAAAGATACGCATGGAACCCGAGTTGCAATATTTAGTATCActatttgcctttttttttgttttgcttccactTAGTGACTTAGTTAATTTCGCTAGTAGCGTTTAGTGCTTAGAGATAGAAAAACAGACGAATCAATATCTGTAATCAAGAGCTGCTAGCTGCTGCTCTTATAAGAGACGATTGATTGCTTAAGCCTGATTTTTAAATCCACTCCGCTTCGATCCCCGCAACGAAACGGTGCCCTTTTAAAGGTTAGGCTTACCATAAGTCGAACAAAGTAGTATTACGACAATTTAGATTGCATTTCACGAATAGTATTAGAACCGTTTTACTACTGGAATAGACACGCTGACGAGGTatttattgtgcatttacGCGCGTAGCGGATGATTTAGTTCTATTGAATCATCCTGAATAGGAATGGTGGTCGAATCGATGAAAATTTGTCGTTATTTGATAAGATTCTACCCAGTGGTCGGTACAGTTACAGGTCGTACCGTTTTATGCTAAAAATAAATGGAAACTCTGTCTTAACTGGTAGTTTGTGTCTTTGGGTTTGGAATTACGTTTAGTTTTAGTATATTTCTATGGGAGTTTCTTCTTGAGCCTACATTTTCCAGCTTCTTTGATGATGAATAACGGATTACGATGAATGAATATGGTCTAATTTAGGatttttacaaaaatataaaaaaaacaaaaatttattgTAACCGCCACCGTTTGATTTCGGGCGCAACCAATGTGGAGAAATCGAGCTGtcatgcaaattgcataccacCAGGCGTTGATGCTTGTTACCACAGTTGATTCGCCACAGTTggtattttttaaagattttatcCGTTTTGGAGGcattttctttaaaaagaATTCCGTAGAATTATGAGTGTGGTGTCATTGGAATAAAAAGAATAAATTTTGGTACAATTTATACTTTAAACATAATCTCCGATTAATTCTTATTGCT
It contains:
- the LOC118513295 gene encoding uncharacterized protein LOC118513295, which translates into the protein MLTTKAKMKLLRSSLVECSSGHLVAVLFTVLLPLVRAQDYDVTDIQCSFASQGSNLGDIITAKLKKPIGFKGAPLFADDRGVNPETDFACSIKQDRKDVSELAYDLKITDFSRCGVLKRNGFVHVRIWFPQFPSVVMQSDQELIIMCKPPEPTVIQNKAAGFAGSFPHGARVSGVVEETPGRLEYEVALYKEAPPIARISGNLAGLKNHSSSSLPAVTNNEVPVDQAVPIGTKLQLRARISSQSVWKYVKLMEVTVSPDPDDPHAQGSVSLVRDGCRNRDFASIIPHQPARYRDKPNEVFLDFEAFLLSSMKERSTLWIHSQIKACMDAMDCQPDFCLDMYEPSKRLGRRRRDEQSRNRTEYTKFKENIEYTVIMPGEYDDAMRYQQNPEQCKNFVVISGLLAALLALSTVITCGLATRMQGSGKKSIDELNAKGYSGRAIVQ